The sequence CCAatccatatttatttcaatatcgaaagaaataaaaaaaaacttaatttagaACTTTTTACATGATTAATATCTACGAGGAGTTGCTATTAAATAACGAGAATGGcgctataaaaaattttgttttgatttcataTATATTACCACCTTCATTAGACATTTCTCCTTCATTCCTATCCTCTATCCCTATACAATTATTTCCTTCTTCGAAACAAGGCCGGAAGTCTTCAGATATTTTTCGCTGATTCACTgtgtttgaatataactcgaaaagttaaggGAATCCCACTACGAAACTTTCAGAGATTACTAAGCATAGTCTCCgctattaatgaaaataatgaaaacaaatcTGAAGAGGAGTGTTTTTCAAAgctgataatattttttttttaactttctagaaacattttagaattttttttgcaataaattttttttcacaattctaTTCACAAACcttttcaccaatttttttcacaaaaacttcTTACAATACATCCCAAAACCTCAAGaggatttttcttttcaaagatgACTCAAGAATTATGAATCATGcaaataatgagaaaaaatatgaagatgAATGTTTTTCAAAGATGGCaaaaacagatttttatttcccaaattgtcgagaaaaaaaacttaagaggCGTGTTTTTCAAGattgacaaacaaattttttttttcacaaataaatttttttcccaattttttttttacaaactttttcgccaatttttttttcaaaaatattttttgcaacacATCTTAAAAGGAGATTTTTTCAAAGatgacaaaaaacatttttattctacaattttttttttaaatttttttgtcatattttcaaaaattttgatttatgtaattttttatccctcaaaaattttgtagaaaacatttacaattatgattttttgtgtttaaaaaaaggagttatttctttttggaaaactataaatcaaattttttaatattgcataaatttcaagtagttaaattttttttttttaattatttaaacattgaattaattttttctaaatttttttcagtttgcttCTTATCATATTCAAGCGCAAAAACAAACCAGTGTTTCAGAAAAATCACATTCCATAGCATGGAATCGCTCATTATCTGCATAGAAAGTAAAAAAGAATCGCAGTGATAAAACGTAAAAACTTTCTAGAAGCTTTGATAATATACTTTTTTGGACTGAGCCTTGGTTCATATGCTGCCTTTGTacatcaaattattttttatgagaatccTCTTCATGGCTCTTCACAatacaggaactttgccattaccactattataaaaaaaatgcattttatgttTCCGCTTCTAAGAGGTCAAGTTTGGAGagagaaataaatgcaaaacacggtcatatactttttattttatttattttattttccgaaACCATTTCATCGAATTTCACACTTTTATCTTATTAATTATAACGTAATGAGCTAATTTTGGCTCAAGTGAAAAAAAACTGGGAGAATGGAGTAATTATCTTTAAATTTCGTGATTTGTCCGAAAGATAAAACAGATATAGTAGTTCACCATCGTgctcttctttttaaataaatttactatGCATATTGCTCTTATTTCCTTTACATGTGTGTTTGTGCAGATATATAATACATACGcacgtacatacttacatatatatataattggcacgtttTTTACCTATCACATTGTTGTATGTATAACCGCGTTCACAACAATAGCAGCacgacatattgcaaagttttatatatttatttaatttttattaaaattctttttttttaattcctttttttaatcttttttttaattttatttttataaaaatgtagttcctACCACAAAAAACACCTATAGCTTAAATTTTTACCTCTAGTGCaagcacaaaaaatttaaatattaaatattattattattattattattaaatttgtataataacaagttatacaaatataagaaggcagcagcactagcagcatgggccatcggcttacaatatattaaataaaaaataaacaaatagttaaaactttacaatATATCACGCTGCTATTATTACGAGCAccagtgtacatatgtatgtagcgcTTACCATATGGGTTTATCTAAGGACTTAATCCGATTTGCCTGTTCATTAAGCATTTATCACTAGAAGATGAGTGTGTATATAAAAGTCATACCTGTTGGATTGTTATCATTTTAGGCTTCGAGTTAAGCGCTAATCATTTCAATTAGCGTTCAGAAGTTTAATAAGCACAGAGCTGTTAGGAAGTGTCCACGCTCGTGCCATACGAACGTTGACTAGGTACTACGCATTTGCAATTTGAATTTAAGTTACTTCTTTTTGCCAACCATTATTTAGCGTATCAATATGGTGACAAGTAGACGCACCTCCAGTGTGTCAAAGTGTAAGTATAGTAAATTTATATGGCCGCCAGTTTAAATGACTAATTTATATGTACTTACAAACATATCTACAGTGCTACCACCCACCTTTGGTCGGCGACATTTGCAGTGCCTTCTAATGTTTTTGGGCTTCTCAGCAGCATTTGCCATGCGTGTTAATCTTTCGGTAGCCATTGTGGCAATGATGGATAGCAAAGCAGCAAACCCTGATTTTCCAGTGAGTATTGAAATAAAATCTTTAGCACGCTTATGACTCATTTCGCACATTTCCAGGAGTACCACTGGTCGGAGCAGATCAAATCGCGCATACTCAGCAGTTTCTTTTGCGGCTATATATGCACACAAATTCCTGGCGGTTTGTTAGCGAGTCGCTTTGGTGGCAAGGTGATGTTGCTCAGCAGTATCTCTATCAGCAGTGTAATGGCGCTGCTTACACCGATCGGCGTTGACTTTGGTGGCTGGAAGTTACTCTGTTTCATGCGTTTTCTACAAGGAATCGGACAAGGTGTAACGGTGCCGACGATGCATACTTTGCTCGCCAAATGGTCACCGGTGAATGAGCGTGGCTCATTGGCCACTTATAGCTATTCGGGCTCACAATTCGGTACTGTGGCTATGTTGGCTACGAGCGGTTTACTCGCTTCATCATCCATGGGTTGGCCGAGCATTTTCTACATACCCGGCGGTTTGGGTCTATTATGGGTAGTAGCTTGGATTTTATGGGGTGCAAATTCGCCAAGCGAATGTACAAAGATTGGTGATGCAGAGCGGGAACTAATCGAAACATCTTTGCGTGATAGCGTTAAACAGAGTGATCGCAAATCGAACTTGCCCGTACCttggaagaaaatattaacatcGCGTCCATTCTTCGTATTACTTGTAACACATTGTGCATCGACTTGGTGCTTCTGGACGTTGCTCACACAAATTCCTACATATATGAAAAGTGTACTTGGCATGGATATCAAAAGTAATGCCCTACTATCGGCGCTGCCTTACTTCACTATGCTCGTTTTGGGATTGATGTTATGCCCGCTTAGTGATTACTTGGAGAAGGGCAATCGTTTGAGTGCAACAACTAGTCGAAAACTTTTCAACTCCATTGGCCAATGGGTGCCGATGATAACTCTAATTTGCTTGGGTTATGTTACACGTGAACAGGCAAATATGGCTGTAGCCTTGCTAACGTTCACAGTGGGTATTAGTTCAACTTTACATCTGGGCTTCCAAGTGAATCACATCGATTTGGCGCCGAACTTTGCTGGCACTTTGGTTAGCCTAACCAATTGTGCGGCCAATGTGTCCAGCATCATAGCGCCTTTAGTGGTGGGATTTATTGTCACCGATACGGTATGTTTCACGAAGAGTGCTAAATttgtatacaaacatataactgttataaatatatatatattagggcgggtcgatttaaaaatcgctcattgctctgtgaaaatcgtattctagggatcaaaataagaaactttgccgaaggaaccatacctctaaaacgaattctgatgtcccccaatttgggtcgaacgaaaaatcccactttgacccatttagagtgctccaatcgagtccaaatgtatgaccgacccgcactaactttggacgaccatccacccatgccagtggcacaccctttttaactcccctggggggttccccatacaatcatttcaaaatatcaccatttttggcctttacatgagaaaagaaactaaaaagttcgacccaaattgggggacatcagaattcgttttagaggtatggttccttcggcaaagtttcttatttggatccctagaatatgattttcacagagcaatgggcaatttttttgcctcccctcaaatcgacccggcctaatatatatatcctCAAATTAGattcttttaaacattttataattttttcaacttacatTCTTTTCTCCCTCCAGAGTAATCCCTTTCAGTGGCGTATAATCTTCTTTATTGCTGGTGGTATTAGCTTTTTTGGCAATCTACTATTCGTTTTATTCGGCACTGCTAAAAAACAACCATGGAATGATGAGCAAAGCGCAAAGAGTCATGAAATTAAACCACTTAATGAAGAATTGGACGATGCTCCAATCACCAAAGCGGAATCTCAGTTAGCGGTTTAATTAGATTTGACCCATGTCCTTTTAGTTTCTAGCAGAGCTTATGAAATTATAACATTTAGATGCTTGCACacctatgtatatacatgtataaaTTAGTATTTAACACAAGTCGTTGTTGTAATCTTACCAAATAGTTGTAATTCATATTAAGTTACCATTTAAGGACGCAAAATCTAGTTAAGCTTCAAGTTTCATTTGTAAAAAGTACGGAAGATGAGTTTGGCGATAGgtgtataaaaaaacaaagaacattacgctttattgcaaataattgaataaataaatttttattaaagcattttaatatttgataCCGATAACACCGTgcgacaaaaatttaatttctttgttatgcaggaaaaaattgcatatgcTTGTGGGAGCTGTAGATCAATGCtgggtattattattattgttcattttctcatcaatttaatttttaaaaggctTTAAAGCTTCAAAGAGGAAAACGTATCAAGAGGTATCcactgcgtatactttatttcataggGTAAAAGTACAACTATCTCTTTCACATGTTTATAAAATAGCATGAACAACGAAATTGAATTGTGTCTGACTACAAGTACTATATAGCttcaatatacatacttatatatacaaatttgtgcGGAATATTGCATCAGCAAATTTCCCGATTATTTAAGAGTACTTTCAAGTACACACAAAAggcattattaatttattatattcttttacttattcattcattcatcaaGTAAAGCACATATCAAATAGATTACTATTATAATATTAAAGCTTACATATAGGCTATAGAAAACAATATGGAGGCAGTtgtactaagatcaaaggtcgTTCAGTACTGCCACGCAGCTCTTAATCGTACTAACACCGTCTTCAAGGCcagtcttatatgggttcctggacatagagatattgaaggaaagtCCAAGCCTAAATGTgtactaatcttccactgcttgaaaaaagccgcaatattggaattcctatAGCAACTTCAGGCCgcggtagccgaatggcttcgtgcgtgactaccattcggaattcagagagaaagtaGGTTCGAACCttggtgaaagatcaaaataaagaaaaaatttttttctaatagcggtcgcccctcggctggcaatggcaaacctccgagtatattgtCAGGCGCCATCTGACGTTTCGATTGGAGAATTTGACATAATTTTCCATAAACGCCTTGAGGAAGTGTTGATGTGTATGCCATATTAGAGTTGTTTACAATGacttcaaaaattattctcAGCAAAAACATGGAATTCAAGCGTAAGCATTTTCGTGATGACTGCCAACCGCTTCACGAACTTCACCAAGTGACTAATATAAAGGCCCGCTATATCAGGCGTAGCTAAGAAATCAAAGTCGAAATGCCTAAATCCTAGCCCGACAAAAGCAGGACAGCTAAGAAAAGGTCACCTGATCCTCACTACAGCTGATGCAAAACTGACTCAAATCATACATTCCTCACGGACGGTGTCCTTTAAAGGTGAAATTCGATAGCTAAAGCTTTGCTAATCTTGGAAGTTCGCCTCCGATCCACACGTGACCAGAAAGATCTCGCGACTTTActagtttgtgtacttgcccagcgctcgctgggTAGCCGTGAAGCCCACCTTTAGCCGATCTCTAGTATGATACTTAAGGTGGGATCTCCTCTCATTTTGCGTGAGAGCTAACTCAACTGCCTCCTGTCCAGCCAGCTCATCTAtctcgcagtttcctgcaataccACTGTGGCCAGGTACCCAGTTGGGTCTTatatcaaagaattcggatgtGATCGAAGGTGACAAATTTCAAGGGTAACATCATCGAGCCTAGAACTaaaattgccgcttggctgtcggagtatgCATTTATGCCCCTAGTAAACAACTAATTGACTGCTTCTTTGAGTGCGGCTTCCTCCGCTTGAAATACTCGACTCTTTATTTTAACTAAGCAAAAAAACTTTCCATGCTCGAAATACGTCAAAAGTGCGACACGATATCAGTGAGTATTTGCTTAGAATTAAGCAGGTAGcaaaaagctcatacagctaaaTTAActgaatcaaaaaattctggagATTTGCTTGTTTTGGCATGGATAAGATACATAAACATTGTACGTGTAAATATATGCTAACtacagggccgtcgaggtaaatccggaatgttgaacttaaaaacaaaactattggatatttactcaaaaataattttatttgcacttaactttgtataatgtgagtacacatatcatagttgaaaattattcaatgtaacctccatctcgtgcaattacctgctccagccgggacctgaagcgcccacatgcgcgagctacctcctctttgtccattgtggtcatcacttcctcgatggttgtcttcagagcgtccttagtgttatgaggcttcgcattaacttttgcttcaacttTGCCCCACACGGAATAATCAAGAGGATTGCAGTTTGGGCTTGAAGGTGGCCAAAAATCTGGTGACCAGTGGTAGGATAGGTTGTCAAACTCTCCAATGGTCAGATGGTGTCTGACAACAGTGTCTAACTGTCCAAATACCCAAGATTATAAGTGTAAGTAGCAACCCTCGTTTACGAGTTTTGACTGTACTTATGTTTTTggctgtacatatgtaaattgcttgaatacgaggtgtgttcaaaaactatagcgaattttgaattttcgaagGTTAACTTCACCTAacagaaacaaattattttatagcgGTCATAAGTGAGACGATTACcttgtttattttcaacttttattggaggttgaattagttttaaaggtttttttcgaagatttggggctttattgtgagaaaacggtacaaaatattttattctaagtattggccatcgctagctacagctttcgcccatctttcgggcaatttccgaatgccgtttctccaaaattctggccgctgcttggctatccatgactcaacccatattttggtagcctcgtacgaggagaaccgcttgtccgccaaatcgagactcatatgccggaacaaatgataatcggagggagctatgtctggactatacggcgggtggggtaacacttcccagccaagcgttccaaggtattttttgacaggttgagcaacatgcggccaagcgttgtcatgttgcaaaataaccttgtcgtgcctttttaccgtttccggccgtttttctttcaatgctcggcttaaacgcatcaattgcagtcggtaacgatcccccgtgattgtttcgcccggttggagcagctcaaaatatacgacgccgacctgatcccaccaaatgcagagcatgattttcttgccgtaaatattctgcttggccgtcgacgttgatgcgtggccgggcaaaccccatgattttttgcgttttgggttatcgtagtggatccatttttcgtcgccagtcaccacccgatgcaaaaaacccttccgattttgtcgctcgatcagcaattcgcacgtaaaaaatcgccgttcgacgtcgcgcagcttcaactcgtacgggacccaatgtccttgcttttggatcattcccatcgcttttagacgcttgcaaacggttgatttatcaacgcccaatgattcagcaagctcttcttgggtttggcacgagtcctcgtttaccaattcccccaattccgcgtcctcgaacttgttgggctggccaagacgctccttgtcttcggtgtgaaaatcaccacttttgaatcgtcgaaaccagtactcacatgttgaaatcgacggagtatggtctgggtaggcctcctgcagcaattcacgggcttgggctgtattttttttcaaattgaagcagaaaagcaaagcttcccgcaaattgcgtttcgacggcacgaaagttgacatactcggagcacgaaaacactgcgttgtttatacttcagcgaaatgacagatactgataaacaaagcctagggatgaggctttgtcatgaatatatattcagtattgccaacgcgataaagtgataaatagcgccatctgtgtgtcacctttaaaactaattcaacctccatggTTGTTTTTTTATACGAATTTGTTCCGAAAACAAGATACTCCAATCAGTGCCAGGCTTCAAATATAGtcggtaaattttgcattgcttaCAATTATTGGTTTTCTTGTCAGGCACTGTCTCAACAATAAATTTCCAGAGACaagaaaattcagcaaaaactCGGTGTTTTCGACACAATTCCATAGCTGTCAAATAGATGCTTCCACCTTCAAGGCTTTATTACGAGTCTGGTCGCACTCTGTGAGTCGCATTGTCAGTGCAGCTGTTGTTGGTGTACAATTCCGTGACGTCGGCCCGCTCATTTCTTGCTACCGTCACTATAACATAAACAAATAGCACCTTGTTATTTCTCAtggtggaaagaataatgaggtggcgcctatcgtggtcccgttactttgcgctcagcgaatttgacaaccagttacgtgattttagctccagtatggccagattaccattttcgtaacttgatttatcattttcttttttttggtatttttattattttgtgtctcggagttttagttctttcttcatgacattttttagttgttctaattaaaatgtcatgtttataattttgtaaaatatacattttttaataattatttaaacaattcactcagttttatttagctttacttgtttttaacatctggtggcattgcccgcgagtgcaggtgttgttggtgttcttctgctttcggcagtcaaatctctctctcgctactgcagtgttgcctagctttggatataaaaacgcattaaaatgcc is a genomic window of Anastrepha ludens isolate Willacy chromosome 6, idAnaLude1.1, whole genome shotgun sequence containing:
- the LOC128866115 gene encoding putative inorganic phosphate cotransporter, giving the protein MVTSRRTSSVSKLLPPTFGRRHLQCLLMFLGFSAAFAMRVNLSVAIVAMMDSKAANPDFPEYHWSEQIKSRILSSFFCGYICTQIPGGLLASRFGGKVMLLSSISISSVMALLTPIGVDFGGWKLLCFMRFLQGIGQGVTVPTMHTLLAKWSPVNERGSLATYSYSGSQFGTVAMLATSGLLASSSMGWPSIFYIPGGLGLLWVVAWILWGANSPSECTKIGDAERELIETSLRDSVKQSDRKSNLPVPWKKILTSRPFFVLLVTHCASTWCFWTLLTQIPTYMKSVLGMDIKSNALLSALPYFTMLVLGLMLCPLSDYLEKGNRLSATTSRKLFNSIGQWVPMITLICLGYVTREQANMAVALLTFTVGISSTLHLGFQVNHIDLAPNFAGTLVSLTNCAANVSSIIAPLVVGFIVTDTSNPFQWRIIFFIAGGISFFGNLLFVLFGTAKKQPWNDEQSAKSHEIKPLNEELDDAPITKAESQLAV